One window of Marmota flaviventris isolate mMarFla1 chromosome 5, mMarFla1.hap1, whole genome shotgun sequence genomic DNA carries:
- the LOC114095377 gene encoding olfactory receptor 2T33-like: MESGNTSSDFILLGLLGHSRAQQFLFGMVLTIAFTSLVSNALMILLIQWDLRLHTPMYFLLSQLSLMDIMLVSTTVPKMAADYLTGIKSISPAGCGFQIFFLLTLGGGECFLLAAMSYDRYVAVCHPLHYPMLMSWPLCLRMTVGSWFLGAADGLMQAVVALSFPFCNRREIDHFFCEAPTLVRLACADTSVFENVMYICCVLMLLVPFCLILTSYSLILAAVLRMRSPEARKKAFATCSSHVAVVGLFYGAAISNYMRPKSYRSAHYDKVVSAFYSILTPMLNPLIYSLRNSEVKGALRKCMASVWP; the protein is encoded by the coding sequence ATGGAAAGTGGGAACACCAGTTCCGACTTCATTCTCCTAGGTCTCTTGGGCCACTCCAGAGCCCAACAGTTTCTCTTTGGGATGGTTCTGACAATAGCTTTCACCTCCCTAGTGAGCAATGCCCTCATGATTCTCCTGATTCAGTGGGACCTCCGGCTCCACACGCCCATGTACTTCCTCCTGAGCCAACTGTCCCTCATGGACATAATGCTGGTCTCCACCACTGTGCCCAAAATGGCTGCTGACTACTTGACTGGAATCAAGTCCATCTCCCCTGCTGGCTGTGGCTTCCAGATCTTCTTCCTTCTCACTCTGGGTGGTGGAGAGTGCTTCCTCTTAGCAGCCAtgtcctatgaccgctatgtggctgTATGCCACCCTCTGCACTACCCCATGCTCATGAGCTGGCCACTGTGTCTGAGGATGACCGTGGGGTCCTGGTTCCTGGGAGCAGCTGACGGGCTGATGCAGGCAGTTGTTGCCCTGAGCTTCCCGTTTTGCAACAGGCGAGAGATAGACCATTTCTTCTGTGAGGCCCCTACGCTGGTGCGCTTGGCTTGTGCTGACACGTCTGTCTTTGAGAATGTCATGTACATCTGCTGTGTGTTGATGCTCCTGGTGCCCTTCTGTCTCATCCTGACCTCTTACAGTCTCATCCTGGCTGCTGTCCTCCGCATGCGCTCCCCAGAAGCACGCAAGAAGgcctttgccacctgctcctcacacGTGGCTGTGGTGGGGCTCTTTTATGGAGCTGCCATTTCTAACTACATGAGACCCAAATCCTACAGATCAGCTCACTATGATAAGGTGGTGTCAGCCTTCTATAGCATCCTCACCCCTATGCTGAACCccctcatctacagcctgaggaacagcgAGGTCAAGGGGGCCCTAAGAAAGTGTATGGCCAGTGTGTGGCCTTGA